Sequence from the Balaenoptera acutorostrata chromosome 4, mBalAcu1.1, whole genome shotgun sequence genome:
GACCTCTGTGGCCGGCCTGTCGGCCCAGGACATCAGCCAGCCCCTGCAGAACAGCTTCATTCACACAGGGCATGGTGACAGCGACCCCCGgcactgctggggcttccctgacaGGATTGATGAGTGAGTACCGGCAGGGTCCCGCCTGGGGGCTCCAGGGCCAGCAGCCCCTCTCTGGGCATGCAGGCTCTCCAGGCCTCCAAGGTCCCAGTTACAGCCGTGGGCCAAGGGTCTCTTGTTCAGCAGCTTTTCCTTGTGGGCAGAACTGGGGTTGGAGCTTCAAAGGATAAAAGGCCTCCAGGGTCCACACCTTAAGCCCCCCCTGGCAAACTGGCTTTAGGAGAATGGACTTGGGAACAGCCTTTGGAAGCAGTTCAGTAGGAAAGCTTCTCATGATCCCCAGCACTTGGGTGGCAGTTTCCCTTCTTCTGCTGGTAGTACCTGAGTCCTGGAGATGGGAGCTGCTGGCTCAGGCCCAGGGGTgcaaggtgcagaaaaagctCCCTGCGGGGAAACTTCAGAGCGCCCACCTGCCTGCTCACTCTGCACCTGGGAGGGGGGTTCAGTCTCCTTTAAGTGAAAGGATGAGGTCATCGGGGGGGCATCTGGGGAGGACACACAGGAGAATTAGTCACTTCCTGGGGGCCCCGCCCGAGGGAGCCACTTGGAGCTCCTCCTGCTGGGCCTCCGAGCCTCCACGGGGCTTCCGGGCAGCGCTCTGTCCTCTGACTTCTGACAGGCTTCTGCCCCCGGAGGTGTGGCGCAGCAGGCCCATCACCCCCTGCGCCGCACACCAGAACACAGCCCTGGGAGGGTGCCCGTCTCTTGCCTCACAGGAGCCAGGCGAGGGCCTGGGAGAGCTGGGGCCGGAGAAGGCAGACACCTTCCGGAAGGCGGCCCGGCACCCTCTGCCCTGCTCCTGGCGTGCCATGGCCAGCCCAGCCCCATTCCGCTGGGCTTTAATCAGCCCCAGTGACTACGTCCCAGATCCTGAGAGTAGGCACAGGGGTCGCAGGTGAACTGGGAGCGTGGCGGTAGCCCGGCCCGTACCCTGCCTCCTGGCAGTGGGGCAGAAGGACGCCTCCTGTCCACGCTGGCTGGGGCAGTGTGGCCCAGACGCCTCAGGGCCTGGCAGGAGAGAAGAGGGTGTGCCAGCAGGTGGCTGCCGGGCATGGGTTGGGGTGCCTTGGGGTTACAGAGGGCCAGCTCTGCCCTTTTGGGGTGTCCTTAGAGCTCCTACAGTACGAGGTTTTTCAACCTACAGTCAGGAGTTCTTCCTCTGCCCCCTCTCCACGGTACCCTCCCCGGGTTCCTGCTAGATCTACAGAAGGGAGCTACTGGGGGTCAGAAGTCCTGGGCTCCAGGCCTACGTCTGCAAGGGGCTTGGATGAGATGGTTCTGTCCTCTGCCTGACCCCAGGGGACAGGCCCAGCATCTCCTCCAAGGTGCCCTCACTGCCACCGCCCCACACCCTTACCCATCTCTGACCTGCTTCTCTCCCCACAGACTGTATCTGGGAAACCCCATGGACCCTCCCGACCTGCTGAGTGTGGAACTGAGCACCTCCAGACCCACCCAGCATCTGGGCAGGGTGAAAAGTAAGGGCCCCCAAGCCCTGGTCCCCTAGTTCATCAGCTGCCCAGGAAGGGATGCTGTCTCCTCAGGCCACCCCGAGCTGGCTGTTCCTGCTCTGGGGCAGTTGGGTCGGGGCAGCAGGGGGACAGCTGTGCCCCTGGCTCCGGCTGGGCGTGGGGCGGACGGTGAGAGGCAGCTGTATCCGCCCAGGTGGGCACCCTCGGTCTGGCCCGCACTGGCCTGCCTGCTcagcttccctcctccctcctcctccccgccgTGCTCAGATCCTGGCTCTCCTCACTCCCCCTAATCCTGCTCGCCTCTCCTGCCAAAACCACCCCACGGGCTCCATCTTGGCCAGGAGCCTCATCCATCTCCCGGATCCAGGGCCTGTCGCTCCGGAACATAGTCTTCCCATCCTGCCGCCCCATTGCTTCCCATTGCTGCTGGGTTTGTACATTCACTTGCCCCTattcacatctctctctctctctctctctctctccaccccctcccccctccacactCTGCCCTCCTGTCTGACTCTGTCTCCCCTCCCTTGTCCTCTCTCCCTTGCTCTGCCCCTTCTACTCTCCGCATGACCTTTCTCGCAGGGGAGCCTCCACCTCGCCCTCCTCAGCCTGCCATCTTCACTCAGAGTAAGTGGGGCTGCTCTTGGTGCCttggcccccgcccccgccccctctctcctctcatttCTCTCCTCCTGGAAGGTACAGAGCCCTGGCCTGCcggctggtgggaggggaggtgggtgtgTGCTGTGAGCTTTTGCTGCTGACCTGGCCCGGCATGcctgcctctccccccacccccaaaagccTGGGCTTCTGGAACAAGAGTGTGGTCCTGGCGCCCACTCTGCCACTGTCCGCCATTGCCTGGCCCTGCCTCACTTCCTTTGGGACCTGCAGAGGCCGTGTCTGGGCTTTATGCCAGTTGATCAGGAGCTCTGTCCTCTCTAAGGATAGCTCCTGTTGCCCTTGATGGTGGGAGATTGCCCATAGCCCCCTGCCTGCACTAATGGTGTGCCGTAATGGGGTAGGGATTACTAACCAGGGCTCAGGAGCCGGGGTATATGGGGTCTTGTGTTGATGGAGGGGTGTCAGAGGCAGGCAGGTGTGGGGTGTTGCTTGCTCTAGCTGAAATGGAGGGAGGGGCTCGCCAGGCCCCCTAGAGGGCTGCCAACCACCGGCGCAGGTTCTGCCCTCCTGTTGAATGGGGTCTGGGTGCGCAGAGAATTCTGGCGGCTGAGGGCCGACCTCTGCGGGAATTGGGAGTGGGGAGTTGGTGGGCTGTCTTCCCCACACCCCACCTTTCCCATCGGCCTGCCTGACACCGCCTCCCTGTTGGGGTCTACCTTCCATCGCAGAACCAACCTACGACCCTGTGAGTGAGGACCAAGACCCCCTGTCCAGCGACTTCAAGAGGCTGGGCCTGCGGAAGCCAGGACTGCCCCGTGGGCTGTGGCTCGCGAAGCCCTCGGCCCGGGTGCCGGGCACCAAAGCGGGCCGCGGGAGCAGTGAGGTCACGCTCATCGACTTTGGTGAGGAGCCCGTGGTCCCAGTCCCGCGGCCCTGTGCGCCCTCACTGGCGCAGCTGGCCATGGATGCCTGCTCCTTGCTGGACAAGACCCCGCCGCAGAGCCCCTCGCGGGCGCTGCCCCGGCCCCTGCATCCCACGCCGGTGGTGGACTGGGATGCGCGCCCGCTGCCCCCGCCTCCTGCCTACGACGACGTGGCCCAGGATGAGGATGACTTTGAGGTCTGCTCCATCAACAGCACCCTAGTGAGTGCAGGGGTCTCTGCTGGGCCCAGCCAGGGCGAGACCAATTACGCCTTTGTGCCTGAGCCGGCTCGGCTCTTCCCTCCCCTGGAGGACAACCTGTTCCTCCCGCCTCAGGGTGGGGGCAAGCCGCCCAACTCAGCGCAGACCGCAGAGATCTTCCAGGCGCTGCAGCAGGAGTGCATGCGGCAGCTACAGGTCCCGGCCCGCTCTCTGGTCCCCTCGCCCAGCCCGGTGGGCGACGACAAGCCCCAGGTGCCCCCCCGTGTGCCCATCCCCCCGAGGCCCACGCGCCCACGTGGGGAGCTGTCTCCAGCCCCCTCGGGCGAGGAGGAGATGGGGCAGTGGCCTggacctgcctcccctccccgggTACCACCCCGGGAGCCCCTGTCCCCACAAGGCTCCAGGACCCCCAGCCCCTTGGTGCCACGCGGCAGCTCCCCGCTGCCACCCCGGCTCTCCAGCTCACCTGGGAAGACCATGCCCACCACCCAGAGCTTCGCCTCAGACCCCAAGTATGCCACACCCCAGGTGATCCAGGCACCTGGCCCCCGGGCTGGCCCCTGCATCTTACCCATTGTCCGCGATGGCAAGAAGGTCAGCAACACCCACTACTACCTGCTGCCTGAGCGCCCACCCTACCTGGAGCGCTACCAGCGCTTCCTACGTGAGACCCGGAGCCCCGAAGAGCCGGCCCCCATGCCTGTGCCCCTGCTGCTGCCCCCTCCCGGCATCCCAGCTCCTGCTGCCCCCACTGCCACCGTTCGACCAATGCCTCAGGCTGCCCCAGACCCCAAGGCTAACTTCTCCACCAACACCAGCAACTCAGGGGCCCAGCCGCCAGCCCTGAGGGCCACTGCTCGGCTGCCACAGAGGGGCTGCCCCGGGGACGGGCCAGAGGCTGGAAGGCCAGCAGACAAGATCCAGATGGTGAGTAGTGGGCCTGGCTACAGGGTGAGGAGGGGCAGGGGCCCGAgggacccagaggaaggggcCCGAGTGGTGCTGACGGGTGGGTGGGTGTGCCCAGCTGCAGGCCATGGTGCATGGGGTGACCACAGAGGAGTGCCAGGCGGCCCTGCAGAGCCACAGCTGGAGCGTGCAGAGGGCTGCCCAGTATCTGAAGGTACCACCACCTCCTGCCCACTCTGGCTTTCAGGGACCCTGAAGACTGGTTCTGCGGCTCTCCTCCAACcctcctgctccctgcccccaccctctctctcctctgtcccGCCCTGGTCCGGCACCCCTTGGCCCCAGTGTGTCCCACGGCACCACCCTCTGCTCCTCAGGTGGAGCAGCTCTTTGGTTTGGGTCTGCGGCCGCGAGGCGAGTGCCACAAAGTGCTGGAGATGTTCGACTGGAACTTGGAGCAGGCTGGCTGCCACCTGCTGGGCTCCTGCGGCCCAGCCCACCACAAGTGAGCAGACCTTGCCCCTGCCACCTTCCTGTCCCCGGGGTGTCCTGGAGCAGTCGCTCTGGGAAAAGCCAACAGCTCACAGCCACACACGGCCAGACACAGGGCTCCAGGcgggaggagggaaaggggtcCCGATCCCAGGACACAGACAGTTCTCGGAGAAAACAGCTTCTCCTAAGCACGTTTATCTAGACTTCATAGCCGCTTTGTTCAAATGAGCTAATGAGTAAAAGGAATTGGAGCCTCTCTGGTTGCAGGGGGCTTGCTTCCTGACCGGGCTCCAGTGAGAAGCAGTTTAGGATCCAGTGGTTTAAACAAATCTCTCTCACCTCTTCATTTCCTATTGCAGTTTAAAGTAACAAAGATTTAATGCCTTtttaacggaaaaaaaaaaaaaaatccattacttTCCTATAAAAAATGTATGTACGTgtttatataacaaaatatatagatacataaatagCATACTTGATATAGAGTATAAATACATACAAATGAAAGTTTTATCAAGTCAAAAAGTGAAGTCCTTCCCTGGGGGGCGCTGGCGGGGCGGGTGTGTCGGATTCCTCTGGCGGCAGACAGCTTGAGCTGGAGCCCAGCCTTCTCACACGTGGCGTCAGCTTACGCTCCTTTCCTGACCTCTCagggtcctcatctgtaaaacgtgTGTAAATGATAGTGCCTACCTCGTAGAACTGGTTAGGAGAATTAATGAGGGACGCGCCGCACAGCAAGTGTCTGGCCCATGGGACGCCATCGCTGAATGTTGGCCGTTACCTCGTGGTTATTCGTACTGATTTGCCTCCGTTACTCTAATACACGATACGGCTGGTCTCTTATTCTTAGTTTATTAAAGAAGTCATCCCAGGATGCTAAATTCCAAAATTAGTGCCTAGAACCACCAGTTTTCAACCGATTTGGCTGACCCTGAGAGGCCCCTCTCGCACCCACCCACGCTGGACATTCCATACCCTGTTGCACCGACCCCTGTTGATGGAAGGGCTTTCTGGTTGTTTCCCAACCTTTAGGCGCTGAGATGTCTGGAGACCCAGAGGATCTGCCCTGAAGGAATCATTTGAGCCTGTCCATCTGACGAGGGTGGGGAGATGCCCTGCCAGGCCTGGAGGACCTGCTGCACCTGCCGCTCCCAGTGGCAGAGCGAGGCCAAGGCAGCAGGAGGCTGAGAGCCCTGCCTTGCCTGTCCCTCCCTCACCCAGCGCTGTCCCTGCAACTTCGGAGCTCTCAGTGCACCCAGCCGAGGTGCAGGAGGGAGCCTCTTGAAGGCAGGCCTGGGGGCGGCCTCAGCAGGCCCTGTGGCTGACCTGCCTCTGgcttcagtccctggtggggccTGTAGCTGAAATGTGTTGCCAGGCCCTGCCGGCGGGGAAGCCGGGCTTGACCCCGGGCAGGGAGGATGTGTTGGCCGTGCAGAAAGGTGGAACAGCACCCGGGGTGTCGGGCGGCAGCCCTCCCCAGGGAGCCCCTGGCGGCAGTTGGGGTGTCGGACAGAATGTGACTTGTGGCCTCACCATGGACATGTTAAGGGACTTGGCTGGTGTTAGGATCTTGTGCCTGGAAATAGCCTGAGGTGGCTCAGGTAGCAGAGCTAGGGTGCCAGATCGTTCTCTGGCAGGGACCAGGGCCCAAGGCCCCAGGGTTGGAAGGAGACCAAGGGGGCAGCTGCCCTGGAGGGACACCAGTGCTTCCTCTTTGACCCAGCTCTTCCCCTGTGCTGTTCTTTGTTTTCCCACCAGCCTCTTGCCAAAGTTGCTGCCCCGGCTATGAATATCTGCTTCTTCCAGAGAAATAAAGttagtttctattttatgttacttATTTGTGTCTGCCTGCTTCTTTGCCTCTTTGTCAGCGGCCTGAGGCTCCTGGGCTCCCCAAGCCACTGCCAtgtgtcccaggccacaggccctGTAGTGCCACCTGTTGACGGAGGGGGGAAGTGCAGGCCTGGTTGACCGTAACGGGTCTCTCCCCTTCCGGGGCTGGCAGTGGGCAGAGCCCCACCTGACTCAGAGTCCCTAGGTTTTATCTCTGATGTTCCAGGAGGCAGGATATACCGCAGGACACAGTACAGTAACTCAATTAGCGGGAGCTAAGCCAGAAACTTTCAGAACATGGAAGGACTCAATATgtataagtattttaattttctttttctgaatagcTAATAATTCACGTGGTTCAAAATTCAGAAGGTACTAAAGAGTATACAGTCAAATTCCCCACCCTAGCTGCCACCTCCCCTCTCCAGAGGTTGCCTTTATCATCAGTTTCCCgtgtgtttctaatttttttcactattttgaaGAGCTCCATAGCCTTACTGAAAGAACTGTTGTTTAGGGTTGCATGGATATGGTTTTACCATAATCTATTTAACCAGGCCCCTTTGGATGGAGGGgtatttggttgtttccagtccTTTGCAGTTATAGCCATTGCATCAATAAATGGCGAATGTGGGTTATTCCTTACCTGCAAGGCAATCTGAAGGATGAGTTCCCAGAAGCGGCGCTCCTGAGTCAGGGTGTGTGCGGCTAGTGAGGGATCCTGCCAGTTGGGAAGGTTTTGTACCCACAGAGGAGGCTCTTCCCGATGTTACAGCCACCAGTGTGTGAGAGCTTTCCATGTGGTACCAGAGCTTTCTGATTTTTGACAGTATGACACGTGGAAAATGGTGTCTTGATAGTTTTAATTGCCTTCctctaatgaatgaataaacattttaaaaagttgggccatttatatttccttttctataagcTACCTATTAATAGCTTTTGTGGAGCCCTACATCAAGGACACAGGACAAAAATTCTGGAATTAACCAAGCCCCCATAGCAACTGTTGCCGTGGGCTCTCCTAGTCTAAACTTGAGCAGCCCCCCAGCTccatattagacaaaataatcACCATGTCATAACCTTGTAGCATCCTGACCAATCACCTAATGCCATCCTGCCAGCAGGAATTTTGTCTTGAGGCTATAAAAGTTGGCTACTAGCCCACAAAGGGGGCCGGCTCTCCCTGGTCTATCAGGAAGTTGGCCTGCTGTATTGGCAGCGCCCCTCACTAACTCTGCTCTGCTCTCTGTTCTCAATAAACTCACTCTTTTCTAAAATACTTcgtgtctggaaattcttcttCCAACCCACGCTCGGACCACGACATTTTGGTGGCCCGTACGGGGACATCTCTTGGGGGGGTCTCCTCCCCAACCTCCTCTCCTCATTTCTTGGGACCCTCTGTGAACAAGCAAGCTGCCGGGGAAGCAACAGAGGAACTCTGGCCAGGGCCACGCCCTGGTGTGTTCTGAAGGCTCCACAGCTCACTTTGCCCCAGGAACTGCCGCCCAGAACGGGTGAGGTTCCCTCTGTCTTCCTTCTGACCAAGGACTAGGCCAATTGGTATTGTGCTGGCACGGGTCAGGCATTTAAAAGCCATTAGGGCACCTGCCACTTGAAGACTCCCATgaaaggatgggggaggggtcacAGAACAGCCGAGGCTGTTACAGCGTCTGCCCCCAGCAAGCCAACTTCCATGCACCATGGAGTACATATTGGTTCAAGCAAAACACTGAGCCCCCTCCCCTTGGCTGCCACCTTCCTGGCAGGACTACGAGGCAGATTCCTCAGCCTGTCTTCTCTGTTACTTTCACCTTTTTCTCAGTCCAGATTGACTTACAGGGGCCTAGGTGTTGCCTCTGAGCCATCCCAGGAGTGCCTTGTCACGTTTCAGGGAATCGCCAAACAGTGGGTCCTGGGAATCTCTCCTGTCTTTCCCTGCCCGAGTCGCATGGTGGCTTAGTCGCACGCTCAGGGGTCATCTCTCATAGTCGGATGCGATTGTTGGGATGGTCGGCCCATTTTGTGCCTTAGTCACACGAAGAGATCACTGGGACACAGGGGACGCTTTCTGTCAGCTGGTGGCTGTCAGTACCCCCATTCCATGGCATACAGGCTACGAATGGGTTCTGGTACGTCTCGGGAGCCTCCCTCAGACTCACCCCTCGGCTGTATCCTCAGGGACTGGAAAAATTTGACCCTGAAAATCTCAAAAAGAAGaggctcattttcttttgtaacacGACTTGGCCTCAGTATAAACTGGGGGACCGAGAACAATGGCCTCTTAATGGAACACTAAATTATAACACGATCTTCCAACTTGATCTCTTTTGCCGGAAACAAGGAAAGGACTCAGAGGTTCCTTATGTCCAGACCTTTATGGCCCTTAATCAGAATCTGGAGCTAAGGGACTCGTgccacatgtgtctttttgttgcTGCCTTATCCTCCCAaccccctctgtctccctctccatCAGATCTCCTAGGCGACCCTCTACTCGACCtttcctgtcccccaccccatcaACCCCCTTTGCTTCAGTCCCTGCCCCTGCCTCAACCCACAGCTCCCCAACAGGCACCCCCTTATCAGGGCGAaagcctcctctcccttccccacaaAAGGTGGAGGACTGCCCAACGCCAGGAAACAGATTCTAATATGCTTCCTTTAAGGGAAGTAGCAAATGGAGACATGAGCACTGAGTCCATGTTCCCTTTCCCATGTCTGACATTTcccaaattcaaaacaagttagGTTCCTTCAGTCAGGATGGCCACAATATTCTTTAGACTCCGGAGAAAACTGGTTAAAATACAACTTTTTCTGAAATTGCAAAAGGGGTTCTTTTTGCATGGGCAGTTAGAAAAGCTAGcctgttgaaatatttttttttagaatcctgACCCTGAGGGAACAAAAATATGCCTAGGAAAAAGTTTGAAGCTAACTCTTATCATGTCCTTGAGCTACAAACACAGCCCACTTTGCCTCAGACTTCAGCCTTGGGTTAATGAGTAGAACttcaagccaagaaaaaaaaaagaagcaaagagacATTTTAAATCTCAAGTGGAAACAATGAGATCTCTGACTGtctggatatatgtgtatgtctcagtatgtgtctttctctttggataaTATTGCTGAGGttaatttgtaaatgagctctatttaattggcttaaaagaAAGGTAAGCGCTTACAAATCAAACAattctaaaacaagaaaaattaagctaaataaatttcaggttcatgtgaactgggaaatagtcaatattaaattaatacctgTGTTAATGTTTACgtttgttgatctaattaatatagacatgtctttcgagccatcaacattaagtataatacttttattgtgccTAGGTTTAATATAAACTAAATAAGATCTTATTATTTCATTGCTGCAAATTTGTCAGCAATGAAAATAATTCAAGGTGAAgaaacttttaagaaaagaaaatacaaatgagataagagctttgGGTGAACtttttaggaataattatgttttaggaaTGTCTGCTTAAGAATAATCTCTCCAGATAGTCGACAACTTAAAACATTGAGTTGTGCTAAATTGTTAAAGGATGGAAGTTTATTAAATACCTAgtccatttccaaataaaataagatactgaaacaGTAATTACTGAACACtggcttccttttacagagaaacaaaaggtTTGGAACTATTAAAAAATGTGTTGGTGCCACACTGCGATATTTACTATAAGAAAGCACattcttcaaaaattattatttggaTGTATGTTTACCAATCTACAGAGTGATGATATAAAGGACAGTTCATGGTTGCTTAAGGAAAGTAGGATGTATGTTTTTAGTAAAAAaaaggtatgaggaatggaattgcattttattaaggaaaaaggaAGTAGGACTGACTTACAGGTAGCTGTTTttgaatgggaaaataaaatgatggataCAGAAAGTGATACAAAAAGGTTTGTGGAAAGTGGACCCCGAGAAAAGAGTTTTATACATGCTACAGTTTTCTTAAGATGTTGAACTGCCTTTGCAAAAATACTGCCTCTTCAAGATTTATAGAAAGGACTTTCTAAGattgaattaaaattaattaggTAAGTAAATTTTGTTATTAACAGTAAGCTGGTACCAGACTGGAATTTGGTTCtttctctctgttaagagaaCGAAGTTTTCTTGGAATGTTGCTTTTGATAAAAGACTGTGTGAATTACCTTGCATTTAAGtgatttatatttgcttttaaaatccttttgttACTTTGGTTGAGTAAATAAGTAATATTTCACAATGATCTATGAAGATTATGGCGCATGTAGATAAAGTTAATTCTGCTTCCACAAAAATTAACCTCTCCTTGCCAGACTTTTGCCATCCTGATGCCCTTAAAACATGGCAACAGTCTACTCCTAAATCAGGGAATTTAAAATG
This genomic interval carries:
- the TNK2 gene encoding activated CDC42 kinase 1 isoform X2 yields the protein MPAARRFPGLELSFPLLARLRRRLYTRLGSSSMQPEEGTGWLLELLSEVQLQQYFLRLRDDLNVTRLSHFEYVKNEDLEKIGMGRPGQRRLWEAVKRRKAVCKRKSWMSKVFSGKRLEAEFPPHHSQSTFRKTSPTPGGPAVEGSLQSLTCLIGEKDLHLFEKLGDGSFGVVRRGEWDAPSGKTVSVAVKCLKPDVLSQPEAMDDFIREVNAMHSLDHRNLIRLYGVVLTPPMKMVTELAPLGSLLDRLRKHQGHFLLGTLSRYAVQVAEGMGYLESKRFIHRDLAARNLLLATRDLVKIGDFGLMRALPQNDDHYVMQEHRKVPFAWCAPESLKTRTFSHASDTWMFGVTLWEMFTYGQEPWIGLNGSQILHKIDKEGERLPRPEDCPQDIYNVMVQCWAHKPEDRPTFVALRDFLLEAQPTDMRALQDFEEPDKLHIQMNDVITVIEGRAENYWWRGQNTRTLCVGPFPRNVVTSVAGLSAQDISQPLQNSFIHTGHGDSDPRHCWGFPDRIDELYLGNPMDPPDLLSVELSTSRPTQHLGRVKREPPPRPPQPAIFTQKPTYDPVSEDQDPLSSDFKRLGLRKPGLPRGLWLAKPSARVPGTKAGRGSSEVTLIDFGEEPVVPVPRPCAPSLAQLAMDACSLLDKTPPQSPSRALPRPLHPTPVVDWDARPLPPPPAYDDVAQDEDDFEVCSINSTLVSAGVSAGPSQGETNYAFVPEPARLFPPLEDNLFLPPQGGGKPPNSAQTAEIFQALQQECMRQLQVPARSLVPSPSPVGDDKPQVPPRVPIPPRPTRPRGELSPAPSGEEEMGQWPGPASPPRVPPREPLSPQGSRTPSPLVPRGSSPLPPRLSSSPGKTMPTTQSFASDPKYATPQVIQAPGPRAGPCILPIVRDGKKVSNTHYYLLPERPPYLERYQRFLRETRSPEEPAPMPVPLLLPPPGIPAPAAPTATVRPMPQAAPDPKANFSTNTSNSGAQPPALRATARLPQRGCPGDGPEAGRPADKIQMLQAMVHGVTTEECQAALQSHSWSVQRAAQYLKVEQLFGLGLRPRGECHKVLEMFDWNLEQAGCHLLGSCGPAHHKR
- the TNK2 gene encoding activated CDC42 kinase 1 isoform X14; this encodes MSKSTFRKTSPTPGGPAVEGSLQSLTCLIGEKDLHLFEKLGDGSFGVVRRGEWDAPSGKTVSVAVKCLKPDVLSQPEAMDDFIREVNAMHSLDHRNLIRLYGVVLTPPMKMVTELAPLGSLLDRLRKHQGHFLLGTLSRYAVQVAEGMGYLESKRFIHRDLAARNLLLATRDLVKIGDFGLMRALPQNDDHYVMQEHRKVPFAWCAPESLKTRTFSHASDTWMFGVTLWEMFTYGQEPWIGLNGSQILHKIDKEGERLPRPEDCPQDIYNVMVQCWAHKPEDRPTFVALRDFLLEAQPTDMRALQDFEEPDKLHIQMNDVITVIEGRAENYWWRGQNTRTLCVGPFPRNVVTSVAGLSAQDISQPLQNSFIHTGHGDSDPRHCWGFPDRIDELYLGNPMDPPDLLSVELSTSRPTQHLGRVKREPPPRPPQPAIFTQKPTYDPVSEDQDPLSSDFKRLGLRKPGLPRGLWLAKPSARVPGTKAGRGSSEVTLIDFGEEPVVPVPRPCAPSLAQLAMDACSLLDKTPPQSPSRALPRPLHPTPVVDWDARPLPPPPAYDDVAQDEDDFEVCSINSTLVSAGVSAGPSQGETNYAFVPEPARLFPPLEDNLFLPPQGGGKPPNSAQTAEIFQALQQECMRQLQVPARSLVPSPSPVGDDKPQVPPRVPIPPRPTRPRGELSPAPSGEEEMGQWPGPASPPRVPPREPLSPQGSRTPSPLVPRGSSPLPPRLSSSPGKTMPTTQSFASDPKYATPQVIQAPGPRAGPCILPIVRDGKKVSNTHYYLLPERPPYLERYQRFLRETRSPEEPAPMPVPLLLPPPGIPAPAAPTATVRPMPQAAPDPKANFSTNTSNSGAQPPALRATARLPQRGCPGDGPEAGRPADKIQMLQAMVHGVTTEECQAALQSHSWSVQRAAQYLKVEQLFGLGLRPRGECHKVLEMFDWNLEQAGCHLLGSCGPAHHKR
- the TNK2 gene encoding activated CDC42 kinase 1 isoform X5, which encodes MPAARRFPGLELSFPLLARLRRRLYTRLGSSSMQPEEGTGWLLELLSEVQLQQYFLRLRDDLNVTRLSHFEYVKNEDLEKIGMGRPGQRRLWEAVKRRKAVCKRKSWMSKVFSGKRLEAEFPPHHSQSTFRKTSPTPGGPAVEGSLQSLTCLIGEKDLHLFEKLGDGSFGVVRRGEWDAPSGKTVSVAVKCLKPDVLSQPEAMDDFIREVNAMHSLDHRNLIRLYGVVLTPPMKMVTELAPLGSLLDRLRKHQGHFLLGTLSRYAVQVAEGMGYLESKRFIHRDLAARNLLLATRDLVKIGDFGLMRALPQNDDHYVMQEHRKVPFAWCAPESLKTRTFSHASDTWMFGVTLWEMFTYGQEPWIGLNGSQILHKIDKEGERLPRPEDCPQDIYNVMVQCWAHKPEDRPTFVALRDFLLEAQPTDMRALQDFEEPDKLHIQMNDVITVIEGRAENYWWRGQNTRTLCVGPFPRNVVTSVAGLSAQDISQPLQNSFIHTGHGDSDPRHCWGFPDRIDELYLGNPMDPPDLLSVELSTSRPTQHLGRVKKPTYDPVSEDQDPLSSDFKRLGLRKPGLPRGLWLAKPSARVPGTKAGRGSSEVTLIDFGEEPVVPVPRPCAPSLAQLAMDACSLLDKTPPQSPSRALPRPLHPTPVVDWDARPLPPPPAYDDVAQDEDDFEVCSINSTLVSAGVSAGPSQGETNYAFVPEPARLFPPLEDNLFLPPQGGGKPPNSAQTAEIFQALQQECMRQLQVPARSLVPSPSPVGDDKPQVPPRVPIPPRPTRPRGELSPAPSGEEEMGQWPGPASPPRVPPREPLSPQGSRTPSPLVPRGSSPLPPRLSSSPGKTMPTTQSFASDPKYATPQVIQAPGPRAGPCILPIVRDGKKVSNTHYYLLPERPPYLERYQRFLRETRSPEEPAPMPVPLLLPPPGIPAPAAPTATVRPMPQAAPDPKANFSTNTSNSGAQPPALRATARLPQRGCPGDGPEAGRPADKIQMLQAMVHGVTTEECQAALQSHSWSVQRAAQYLKVEQLFGLGLRPRGECHKVLEMFDWNLEQAGCHLLGSCGPAHHKR
- the TNK2 gene encoding activated CDC42 kinase 1 isoform X6; the encoded protein is MPAARRFPGLELSFPLLARLRRRLYTRLGSSSMQPEEGTGWLLELLSEVQLQQYFLRLRDDLNVTRLSHFEYVKNEDLEKIGMGRPGQRRLWEAVKRRKAVCKRKSWMSKSTFRKTSPTPGGPAVEGSLQSLTCLIGEKDLHLFEKLGDGSFGVVRRGEWDAPSGKTVSVAVKCLKPDVLSQPEAMDDFIREVNAMHSLDHRNLIRLYGVVLTPPMKMVTELAPLGSLLDRLRKHQGHFLLGTLSRYAVQVAEGMGYLESKRFIHRDLAARNLLLATRDLVKIGDFGLMRALPQNDDHYVMQEHRKVPFAWCAPESLKTRTFSHASDTWMFGVTLWEMFTYGQEPWIGLNGSQILHKIDKEGERLPRPEDCPQDIYNVMVQCWAHKPEDRPTFVALRDFLLEAQPTDMRALQDFEEPDKLHIQMNDVITVIEGRAENYWWRGQNTRTLCVGPFPRNVVTSVAGLSAQDISQPLQNSFIHTGHGDSDPRHCWGFPDRIDELYLGNPMDPPDLLSVELSTSRPTQHLGRVKREPPPRPPQPAIFTQKPTYDPVSEDQDPLSSDFKRLGLRKPGLPRGLWLAKPSARVPGTKAGRGSSEVTLIDFGEEPVVPVPRPCAPSLAQLAMDACSLLDKTPPQSPSRALPRPLHPTPVVDWDARPLPPPPAYDDVAQDEDDFEVCSINSTLVSAGVSAGPSQGETNYAFVPEPARLFPPLEDNLFLPPQGGGKPPNSAQTAEIFQALQQECMRQLQVPARSLVPSPSPVGDDKPQVPPRVPIPPRPTRPRGELSPAPSGEEEMGQWPGPASPPRVPPREPLSPQGSRTPSPLVPRGSSPLPPRLSSSPGKTMPTTQSFASDPKYATPQVIQAPGPRAGPCILPIVRDGKKVSNTHYYLLPERPPYLERYQRFLRETRSPEEPAPMPVPLLLPPPGIPAPAAPTATVRPMPQAAPDPKANFSTNTSNSGAQPPALRATARLPQRGCPGDGPEAGRPADKIQMLQAMVHGVTTEECQAALQSHSWSVQRAAQYLKVEQLFGLGLRPRGECHKVLEMFDWNLEQAGCHLLGSCGPAHHKR